The Sphingomonas alpina genome has a segment encoding these proteins:
- a CDS encoding GFA family protein, with the protein MTGATGSCACGAVRYRLLSEPFDTGWCHCRNCQLTSGAPAMVFSTVPRDDYRIESGQDLIGRHESSSFGARRFCSECGTPLTFETNFQPDTIDFTVATLNDPSSVTPGFHIFYGSRIPWAEASDTLPRHDKFRPDTRGLPDGEVPQC; encoded by the coding sequence ATGACGGGGGCAACGGGCAGCTGCGCATGCGGCGCGGTGCGTTATCGATTGTTGTCGGAGCCGTTCGACACCGGCTGGTGTCATTGCCGGAATTGCCAGCTGACATCGGGCGCGCCGGCGATGGTCTTTTCGACGGTTCCGCGGGACGATTACCGGATCGAGAGCGGCCAGGATCTGATCGGCCGGCATGAGTCGAGCTCGTTCGGCGCGCGGCGTTTCTGCAGCGAATGTGGCACGCCGCTGACGTTCGAAACCAATTTCCAGCCCGACACGATCGACTTCACCGTGGCGACGCTGAACGATCCATCGTCCGTCACACCCGGCTTCCATATCTTCTATGGCAGCCGCATTCCCTGGGCCGAAGCCAGCGATACCCTGCCCCGTCATGACAAGTTCCGCCCCGACACCCGCGGGCTCCCGGATGGAGAAGTGCCGCAATGCTGA
- the argJ gene encoding bifunctional glutamate N-acetyltransferase/amino-acid acetyltransferase ArgJ: protein MTTTISPLAPAGFPALPAIPGVTLRIARARYKTWDRCDLTFVTLDPGTVVAGVLTQSRCPSPEVEWCRKALILGQARALVVNAGNSNAFTGDRGRAAVENLAARTAQHLGCQPSDVFLASTGVIGVPLPIDKSEAGLAAAFTAEPCGWEDAAATIMTTDTFAKAAVTTAIVDGRTVSLVGIIKGSGMIMPDMATMLGFVFTDAAVEPAFLQSALSDANVKTFSCITVDSDTSTSDTVLAFATGAAGNAPLASDEDTGADAFRAALADLCRQLAHLVVRDGEGASKFITIDVTGAESDRSAHRIALSIANSPLVKTAIAGEDANWGRVVMAVGKAGEPAERDKLAIRFGETQVARDGLAVTGYDEAPVAAHLKGNDIDIGVDLGLGEGRATVWTCDLTHGYISINGDYRS, encoded by the coding sequence ATGACCACGACCATCTCGCCGCTCGCCCCTGCCGGTTTTCCCGCACTTCCCGCCATTCCCGGCGTCACGCTGCGCATCGCGCGGGCGCGCTACAAGACCTGGGACCGCTGCGACCTGACCTTCGTCACGCTCGATCCGGGCACGGTGGTGGCCGGCGTGCTGACCCAGAGCCGCTGCCCTTCGCCCGAGGTGGAATGGTGCCGCAAGGCGCTGATCCTGGGCCAGGCGCGCGCACTGGTGGTCAATGCGGGCAACTCCAACGCCTTTACCGGCGATCGCGGGCGCGCCGCGGTGGAGAATCTCGCCGCGCGCACCGCACAGCATCTCGGGTGCCAGCCATCGGACGTGTTTCTCGCCTCGACCGGCGTGATCGGCGTGCCCCTGCCGATCGACAAGTCGGAAGCAGGGCTCGCCGCCGCCTTCACCGCCGAACCTTGCGGCTGGGAGGATGCCGCCGCGACGATCATGACCACCGACACCTTTGCCAAGGCGGCCGTCACCACCGCGATCGTCGATGGTCGCACGGTCAGCCTGGTCGGGATCATCAAGGGATCCGGCATGATCATGCCCGATATGGCGACGATGCTCGGCTTCGTCTTCACCGATGCCGCCGTAGAGCCGGCGTTCCTGCAATCCGCCTTGTCGGATGCGAATGTGAAGACCTTTTCGTGCATCACGGTCGACAGCGACACCTCGACCAGCGACACGGTGCTCGCCTTCGCCACTGGCGCGGCGGGCAATGCCCCGCTTGCGTCGGACGAGGATACGGGTGCCGACGCGTTCCGTGCGGCGCTCGCCGATCTGTGCCGTCAGCTGGCGCATCTCGTGGTACGAGACGGCGAAGGTGCGTCGAAGTTCATCACTATCGACGTGACCGGCGCGGAGAGCGACCGGAGCGCGCACCGCATCGCCTTGTCGATCGCCAATTCTCCACTGGTGAAAACCGCGATCGCCGGCGAGGACGCCAATTGGGGCCGCGTCGTCATGGCGGTGGGCAAGGCAGGCGAACCGGCCGAGCGCGACAAGCTCGCGATCCGTTTCGGCGAGACTCAGGTCGCGCGCGATGGGCTGGCCGTCACGGGGTATGACGAGGCGCCGGTAGCGGCGCATCTCAAGGGCAACGACATCGATATCGGAGTCGATCTGGGCCTGGGCGAAGGTCGCGCGACTGTTTGGACCTGCGACCTGACGCACGGCTATATCTCGATCAACGGCGATTATCGGAGCTGA
- a CDS encoding inorganic phosphate transporter: MNATIATDAALGRPDLDKGLGIAGKLGFGAAILVALIYVGYSVYADASAVGVEATAYLPFILLFIALLIALGFEFVNGFHDTANAVATVIYTNAMPANVAVVWSGFFNFLGVLLSTGAVAFGIVSLLPVELILQVGSNAGFAMVFALLIAAIAWNLATWWLGIPSSSSHTLIGSIIGVGVANAMLHGKSGTSGVDWSKAAEIGQALLISPLIGFGIAALLFLAMKLLVRNKALYQEPKPGVPPPAWIRGLLIFTCTGVSFAHGSNDGQKGMGLIMLILIGTVPTAYALNRAVPAKYSADFHMNSVVATDALGGRPAGASPEAARKVVTTYIADKKFTPTTVPALATLIADVDQQVIEYGSFTKVPAAAVGNIRNDMYLASEAIKRLNKDKDAGLSEASSKTLTSYKASLDAGTRFIPTWVKIAVAFALGLGTMVGWKRIVVTVGEKIGKTHLTYAQGASAELVAMGTIFGADHLGLPVSTTHVLSSGVAGTMAANGSGLQMSTIRNMLMAWVLTLPVSIVLAGGLYMLFSQIL, encoded by the coding sequence ATGAATGCTACGATCGCCACAGATGCTGCGCTGGGACGGCCCGACCTCGACAAGGGATTGGGCATTGCCGGGAAACTGGGCTTTGGTGCGGCGATCCTCGTGGCGCTGATCTATGTCGGCTACAGCGTTTACGCCGATGCCAGCGCGGTGGGGGTCGAGGCGACTGCCTATCTGCCCTTCATCCTGTTGTTCATCGCGCTGCTGATCGCGCTTGGCTTCGAATTCGTGAACGGGTTTCACGATACCGCCAACGCCGTCGCGACGGTCATCTATACCAATGCGATGCCGGCCAATGTCGCGGTGGTGTGGTCGGGTTTCTTCAATTTCCTCGGCGTGCTGCTGTCGACCGGGGCGGTGGCGTTCGGCATCGTATCGCTGCTGCCGGTCGAGCTGATTCTCCAGGTCGGCTCCAATGCCGGGTTCGCGATGGTCTTCGCGCTGCTGATCGCGGCGATCGCGTGGAATCTGGCGACCTGGTGGCTGGGTATTCCATCCTCATCGTCGCACACCCTGATCGGGTCGATCATCGGCGTCGGCGTCGCCAATGCGATGCTGCACGGCAAGAGCGGGACGTCGGGCGTCGACTGGTCGAAGGCGGCCGAGATCGGCCAGGCCTTGCTGATCTCGCCGCTGATCGGTTTCGGCATCGCAGCGCTGCTGTTCCTCGCCATGAAGCTGCTGGTCCGCAACAAGGCGCTGTATCAGGAGCCCAAGCCCGGCGTCCCGCCACCCGCATGGATCCGCGGCCTGCTGATCTTCACCTGCACCGGGGTCAGCTTCGCGCATGGCTCGAACGACGGGCAAAAGGGCATGGGCCTGATCATGCTGATCCTGATCGGCACGGTGCCGACCGCCTATGCGCTGAACCGGGCGGTGCCGGCCAAATATTCGGCTGATTTCCATATGAACTCGGTCGTCGCGACCGATGCGCTCGGCGGACGCCCCGCAGGGGCCTCGCCTGAGGCTGCGCGCAAGGTGGTGACCACCTATATCGCCGACAAGAAGTTCACGCCGACCACGGTTCCGGCGCTGGCCACGCTGATCGCCGATGTCGATCAGCAGGTGATCGAATATGGCTCGTTCACCAAGGTCCCGGCAGCGGCGGTGGGTAATATCCGCAACGATATGTATCTCGCGTCGGAAGCGATCAAGCGGCTCAACAAGGACAAGGATGCCGGCCTCTCCGAAGCGAGCAGCAAGACGCTGACCAGCTACAAGGCGTCGCTCGATGCCGGCACCCGCTTCATCCCGACCTGGGTGAAGATCGCCGTCGCCTTTGCGCTCGGCCTGGGCACGATGGTCGGCTGGAAGCGGATCGTCGTCACCGTGGGTGAAAAGATCGGCAAGACCCACCTGACCTATGCGCAGGGCGCGTCGGCGGAACTGGTCGCTATGGGTACGATCTTCGGCGCCGATCATCTTGGCCTGCCGGTCTCCACCACCCACGTCCTGTCGTCGGGCGTCGCAGGGACGATGGCGGCGAACGGATCGGGGCTGCAGATGAGCACGATTCGCAACATGCTGATGGCATGGGTTCTGACGCTGCCCGTATCGATCGTGCTGGCCGGTGGCCTCTACATGCTCTTCTCGCAGATTTTGTAG
- a CDS encoding transporter codes for MRPGLIWGLDFTASGSLAVEACDAPQPGGLRWLHLNLADHGTRSWIENAALPMDVRELLLSADTHQRALVDGETVGCVLHDFERDFDVADTARIGALRIALTPTLIVTTRSHPIRSADIVRQRLERIPMLAGPAAALDLLVGAITENVSGISRTLSDDVRIAEDALLDGHHPPTTRDLIGIRRRVAQLHRLLGGMREVFHRLEEDEELPEALLATVEKLVQRLQSLDGDIVAVQGQLRLLREELDIQAAQRTNQNLYILSIMTALMLPATLVTGIFGMNTGGMPLASSMGTAGATVLALGAAVATYLLLRWLGFMRR; via the coding sequence ATGCGGCCGGGGTTGATCTGGGGATTGGATTTCACCGCATCCGGTAGCCTGGCAGTCGAGGCCTGCGACGCGCCGCAACCCGGGGGGCTGCGCTGGCTCCATCTCAATCTCGCCGATCACGGCACGCGCAGCTGGATAGAGAATGCCGCGTTGCCAATGGACGTGCGGGAATTGCTGCTGTCGGCCGATACGCATCAACGCGCCTTGGTCGATGGCGAGACGGTCGGATGCGTGTTGCATGATTTCGAGCGCGATTTCGACGTTGCCGATACCGCGCGGATCGGTGCGCTGCGCATTGCGCTGACTCCGACACTCATAGTCACCACACGGTCGCACCCGATCCGGTCGGCCGATATCGTCCGCCAGCGGCTCGAGCGGATTCCGATGCTCGCCGGACCGGCGGCGGCGCTTGACCTGCTGGTCGGCGCGATCACCGAGAATGTGTCGGGGATCAGCCGCACGTTGAGCGATGATGTGCGGATCGCGGAGGATGCGCTGCTCGACGGGCATCATCCGCCCACCACTCGCGACCTGATCGGTATCCGCCGCCGTGTTGCTCAGCTCCACCGCCTGCTCGGCGGGATGCGCGAGGTCTTTCACCGGCTGGAGGAGGATGAGGAACTGCCGGAAGCCCTGCTCGCCACAGTCGAGAAGTTGGTTCAGCGCCTGCAATCGCTCGACGGCGATATCGTCGCCGTGCAGGGGCAATTGCGGCTGTTGCGCGAAGAGCTGGATATCCAGGCGGCGCAGCGCACCAACCAGAATCTCTATATCCTCTCGATCATGACTGCCCTGATGCTGCCGGCGACACTGGTCACGGGCATTTTCGGGATGAATACCGGCGGGATGCCGCTGGCCTCGTCGATGGGCACGGCGGGCGCGACGGTGCTGGCGCTCGGCGCAGCGGTGGCGACCTATCTGTTGCTGCGCTGGCTTGGCTTCATGCGGCGATAA
- the ppk2 gene encoding polyphosphate kinase 2: protein MAFSLDPASSAEMDRIKQEIADSFDEELEMEIDESRLETLLADLSDHPDREQVERRVYFRELFRLQHELVRLQDWVQHKGLKVVIIFEGRDSAGKGGAIKRITQRLNPRVCRVAALPAPNERERTQWYFQRYTAHLPAAGEIVLFDRSWYNRAGVERVMGFCTEDECEEFFRSVPEFERMMVRSGIILLKYWFSITDEEQQFRFNMRIHDPLKQWKLSPMDVESRRRWEDYTRAKETMLERTHIAEAPWWVVEAVDKKKARLNCIAHLLDQIPYGDVPKAPVTLPDRVRHDDYIRQPVPAELHVPDRY, encoded by the coding sequence ATGGCGTTCTCGCTCGACCCCGCTTCCTCGGCTGAAATGGACCGCATCAAGCAGGAGATCGCCGACAGTTTCGACGAGGAACTGGAGATGGAGATCGACGAGAGCCGGCTCGAAACGCTGCTCGCCGACCTGTCGGACCATCCCGACCGCGAACAGGTCGAACGGCGAGTCTATTTCCGTGAACTGTTCCGGCTTCAGCATGAACTGGTCCGGCTGCAGGACTGGGTCCAGCACAAGGGGCTGAAGGTCGTCATCATCTTCGAGGGCCGCGACTCCGCCGGCAAGGGCGGTGCGATCAAGCGCATCACGCAGCGGCTCAACCCGCGGGTATGCCGGGTGGCGGCACTCCCCGCGCCCAATGAGCGCGAGCGGACGCAATGGTATTTCCAGCGCTATACCGCGCACTTGCCCGCAGCGGGCGAGATCGTGCTGTTCGACCGCAGCTGGTACAATCGCGCCGGGGTGGAACGGGTCATGGGCTTCTGCACCGAGGACGAATGCGAGGAGTTTTTCCGGTCGGTTCCGGAGTTCGAACGGATGATGGTGCGCTCCGGCATCATCCTGCTGAAATACTGGTTCTCGATTACTGACGAAGAGCAGCAGTTCCGCTTCAACATGCGCATCCACGATCCGCTCAAGCAGTGGAAACTCTCGCCGATGGACGTCGAATCGCGCCGCCGCTGGGAGGATTATACCCGCGCCAAGGAAACGATGCTGGAACGCACGCATATCGCCGAAGCCCCGTGGTGGGTGGTGGAGGCGGTCGACAAGAAGAAGGCGCGGCTGAACTGCATCGCGCATCTGCTCGACCAGATTCCCTATGGCGATGTGCCCAAGGCGCCGGTGACGCTGCCGGATCGAGTGCGGCATGACGATTATATCCGCCAGCCGGTGCCGGCCGAACTGCATGTGCCGGACCGGTATTGA
- a CDS encoding energy transducer TonB — MAGTGGDQVAKGDRIATMTEEPPDKPRAGLIADQGKGLMIAVLAICCILILAIIMLVSVLAAGHSDDLQRLFTRWMTPPPSYSPPSSPVPVAIPAAPPAGSEPPAIVTVPPPPPPVEMRTSTATSPVPSGNMGDWFPEDSYPAEARRRNQQGRVVISLRIDPSGRPRKCELVSSSGSGWLDAATCRLALRNGRFTPARGVDGEPVWGDFQMRPVHWRIED; from the coding sequence ATGGCAGGCACAGGCGGTGATCAGGTTGCGAAGGGTGACCGGATTGCGACGATGACCGAAGAGCCCCCTGATAAACCGCGCGCTGGTCTGATCGCTGATCAAGGCAAGGGACTGATGATCGCGGTACTGGCGATCTGCTGCATCCTGATCCTTGCCATCATCATGCTGGTGTCGGTTCTGGCGGCCGGGCATTCGGACGATCTGCAGCGACTCTTCACCCGCTGGATGACGCCGCCGCCATCGTACAGCCCGCCATCCAGCCCGGTGCCGGTCGCGATTCCGGCCGCGCCTCCTGCCGGATCCGAGCCGCCCGCCATAGTCACCGTGCCACCACCGCCACCGCCCGTTGAGATGCGCACGTCGACGGCGACATCGCCCGTGCCGAGTGGCAATATGGGCGACTGGTTTCCGGAGGATTCCTATCCGGCGGAGGCGCGCAGACGCAATCAGCAGGGCCGGGTCGTGATCAGCCTGAGGATCGACCCGTCCGGCAGGCCAAGGAAATGCGAACTGGTTTCGAGCAGCGGATCGGGCTGGCTCGACGCCGCGACCTGCCGGCTCGCCCTGCGCAATGGTCGCTTCACGCCCGCGCGCGGGGTGGATGGCGAACCAGTGTGGGGTGACTTCCAGATGCGCCCGGTCCATTGGCGGATTGAAGATTGA
- the secA gene encoding preprotein translocase subunit SecA, which yields MLGGLAKSLFGSSNDRYVKSLGSIVNKIAGFEPTISAMSDEELASQTAKFRERLANGSKLDDLLPEAFATVREAAKRVLGQRHYDVQMIGGIVLHRGEIAEMRTGEGKTLVATLAVYLNALPGQGVHVITVNDYLAARDAEWMGRVYKFLGMTVGVIIPNLTDGQRREAYHSDITYGTNNEFGFDYLRDNMKYERTSMVQRPFAMAIVDEVDSVLIDEARTPLIISGPTDDKSDLYRSVDLVVKQLVPGDYEKDEKQKTIILTEDGTEKVERMLEAAGLLEGQNLYDFENTQVVHHLNQALRAIVMFKADTDYIVKDGKVIIIDEFTGRMMDGRRWSDGLHQAVEAKEGVEIEPENQTMASITFQNYFRMYPKLSGMTGTAATEAAEFFDIYKMNVVTIPTNVGVQRVDEEDEFYKDTADKFQAIAKKIKFHAEKGQPVLVGTVSIEKSELLSEFLVKEGVKHEVLNARQHEREAHIVAQAGRMSVVTIATNMAGRGTDIQLGGNLEFRINDELTDLEEGPERDAAIQRIKAEIENEKANVLAAGGLFVLGTERHESRRIDNQLRGRSGRQGDPGLSRFYLSLDDDLLRIFGPDTLFARMMRSNIGDGEAIGSKWLSKAIETAQKKVEARNYDIRKQVVEYDDVMNDQRKVVYEQRSDIMDAETVGDVVEDMRSETVNAIVGDACPPNSYPEQWDAEGLKAKLADMLNIDVPLDDWLKEEAVDPEMIEERVREAADAHVVQKASELDPETWIQVEKSILLQNLDHHWKEHLATLDALRQVVHLRAYAQKTPINEYKQEAFSLFQRMLDSIREDVTRTIAYAQFQMNDVPPPLPDLPDFITTHFDPFSGDDDTNDIDAGSGLITTRLPPLSIPLPSGAEIGEDPADWEGKVSRNAPCPCGSGRKYKHCHGAV from the coding sequence ATGCTCGGCGGCCTTGCCAAATCGCTTTTCGGCTCTTCGAACGACCGCTACGTCAAGTCGCTCGGGTCGATCGTCAACAAGATCGCCGGCTTCGAGCCGACCATATCGGCCATGTCGGACGAAGAGCTCGCCAGCCAGACGGCTAAATTTCGCGAGCGGCTGGCGAATGGCAGCAAGCTCGACGACCTGCTGCCCGAGGCGTTTGCCACGGTCCGCGAGGCGGCGAAGCGTGTGCTCGGCCAGCGTCATTATGATGTGCAGATGATCGGTGGCATCGTGCTCCACCGTGGCGAGATCGCCGAGATGCGCACCGGCGAGGGCAAGACCCTGGTCGCGACGCTCGCCGTGTATCTCAACGCGTTGCCGGGGCAGGGCGTGCATGTCATCACCGTCAACGACTATCTCGCGGCGCGCGACGCGGAGTGGATGGGCCGGGTCTATAAATTCCTCGGCATGACGGTCGGGGTGATCATTCCGAACCTGACCGATGGGCAGCGCCGCGAGGCGTATCATTCGGACATCACCTACGGCACGAACAATGAGTTCGGCTTCGATTATCTGCGCGACAACATGAAATACGAACGCACCTCGATGGTGCAGCGCCCCTTCGCGATGGCGATCGTCGACGAAGTCGATTCGGTGCTGATCGATGAAGCGCGCACGCCGCTCATCATTTCCGGCCCGACCGACGACAAGTCGGACCTGTACCGAAGCGTCGATCTGGTCGTGAAGCAGCTTGTCCCGGGCGATTACGAGAAGGACGAGAAGCAGAAGACCATCATCCTGACCGAGGACGGCACCGAAAAAGTCGAGCGCATGCTTGAAGCGGCCGGCTTGCTCGAGGGGCAGAATCTCTACGACTTCGAAAACACCCAGGTCGTGCACCATCTCAACCAGGCGTTGCGCGCGATCGTGATGTTCAAGGCGGACACCGATTACATCGTCAAAGACGGCAAGGTCATCATCATCGATGAGTTCACCGGCCGCATGATGGATGGCCGGCGCTGGTCCGACGGCCTTCATCAGGCGGTCGAGGCCAAGGAGGGCGTCGAGATCGAGCCCGAGAACCAGACCATGGCTTCGATCACCTTCCAGAATTATTTCCGCATGTATCCGAAACTGTCGGGCATGACCGGCACCGCGGCGACCGAAGCGGCGGAGTTCTTCGACATCTACAAGATGAATGTCGTGACCATTCCGACCAATGTCGGCGTGCAGCGCGTCGATGAGGAAGACGAATTCTACAAGGACACCGCCGACAAATTCCAGGCGATCGCCAAGAAGATCAAGTTCCACGCCGAAAAAGGCCAGCCGGTCTTGGTCGGCACCGTGTCGATCGAAAAGTCCGAACTGCTCAGCGAATTCCTGGTCAAGGAAGGCGTGAAGCATGAAGTGCTCAACGCGCGCCAGCATGAGCGCGAGGCGCATATCGTGGCGCAGGCGGGGCGCATGAGTGTGGTGACCATCGCCACCAATATGGCTGGCCGCGGCACCGACATTCAGCTTGGCGGCAATCTCGAATTCCGCATCAACGACGAACTGACCGACCTCGAGGAAGGCCCGGAGCGCGACGCCGCGATCCAGCGGATCAAGGCCGAGATCGAGAATGAGAAAGCGAATGTGCTCGCCGCCGGCGGCCTGTTCGTGCTCGGTACCGAACGCCATGAAAGCCGCCGCATCGACAATCAGCTGCGCGGCCGCTCGGGGCGTCAGGGCGATCCCGGCCTGTCACGCTTCTATCTCAGCCTCGATGACGATCTGCTCCGCATCTTCGGACCCGACACATTGTTCGCGCGGATGATGCGTTCGAACATCGGCGACGGCGAGGCGATCGGCTCGAAATGGCTCTCCAAGGCGATCGAGACCGCGCAGAAGAAGGTTGAGGCACGCAACTACGATATCCGCAAGCAGGTCGTCGAATATGACGACGTGATGAACGACCAGCGCAAGGTCGTCTATGAGCAGCGCAGCGACATCATGGATGCCGAAACGGTCGGCGACGTGGTCGAGGATATGCGGTCCGAGACGGTCAACGCGATCGTCGGCGATGCCTGCCCCCCCAATAGCTATCCCGAGCAATGGGATGCGGAGGGGCTGAAGGCCAAACTCGCCGACATGCTCAACATCGACGTTCCGCTCGACGACTGGCTCAAGGAAGAGGCAGTCGATCCGGAGATGATCGAGGAGCGAGTCCGCGAAGCGGCCGACGCGCATGTTGTCCAGAAGGCGAGCGAGCTCGATCCGGAAACCTGGATCCAGGTCGAAAAATCGATCCTGCTGCAGAATCTGGATCATCACTGGAAGGAGCATCTGGCGACGCTCGATGCGCTGCGCCAGGTCGTTCATCTGCGTGCCTATGCGCAGAAGACCCCGATCAACGAATATAAGCAGGAAGCCTTTTCGCTGTTCCAGCGCATGCTCGACAGCATTCGCGAGGATGTGACCCGGACCATCGCTTATGCGCAGTTCCAGATGAACGACGTGCCGCCGCCGCTGCCCGACCTGCCCGATTTCATCACCACCCATTTCGACCCGTTCTCGGGCGATGACGATACCAATGACATCGATGCCGGTTCGGGCCTGATCACCACACGACTCCCGCCGCTGTCGATCCCGCTGCCGAGCGGTGCGGAAATCGGCGAGGATCCCGCCGATTGGGAGGGCAAGGTCAGCCGCAACGCGCCATGCCCCTGCGGGTCGGGGCGCAAATACAAGCATTGCCACGGCGCGGTTTGA
- a CDS encoding CC0125/CC1285 family lipoprotein, with product MSASPLRRRLATAALASALLAVAGCATESTYRPATGTGFARSGYSDRQVEPNRYLVSFSGNSYTSRDTVERYLLFRAAELTVQSGNDYFILTERDVDRQTRTYSTPSFGGGFGAYGGWGPSWRYYGRGYGWRSWSPFWGDPFFDRDIDVRTIDRFEATAEIVTGKGPKPRDNVRAFDARAVMDSIGPSVVTPK from the coding sequence ATGTCTGCCTCCCCGCTCCGTCGCCGCCTTGCCACTGCCGCCCTTGCCTCCGCCCTTCTGGCCGTTGCCGGCTGTGCGACCGAATCCACCTACCGCCCGGCTACCGGGACGGGCTTTGCCCGCTCCGGCTATAGCGACCGTCAGGTCGAGCCGAACCGCTATCTCGTCAGCTTTTCGGGCAACAGCTACACCTCGCGCGACACGGTCGAGCGCTATTTGTTGTTCCGCGCCGCCGAACTGACGGTGCAGAGCGGCAATGATTATTTCATCCTGACCGAGCGCGACGTCGATCGCCAGACGCGCACCTACAGCACGCCGTCCTTCGGTGGCGGTTTCGGCGCCTATGGCGGCTGGGGCCCGAGCTGGCGCTATTATGGCCGCGGCTATGGCTGGCGCAGCTGGAGCCCGTTCTGGGGCGATCCTTTCTTCGACCGCGACATCGACGTGCGCACGATCGACCGGTTCGAGGCGACTGCCGAGATCGTGACCGGCAAGGGTCCGAAGCCCCGCGACAATGTCCGCGCCTTCGATGCCCGGGCGGTGATGGACTCGATCGGGCCGAGCGTCGTTACGCCGAAATAA